The genome window ATTCTTCGTTAATTTCAAGAGAAATTGTTCCATTTATGATCATCGAGCACCGAGAGGTAACGAACATTTGAGTAACCCCAGACTTGCTACAGAGAGAACGGCCTGCGTCGGGTTAGCTAGAAAACCATGCATAGCATTGGAACCTAACCTTACTCGGCATAATATGTCAgttaataaggaaatataatATCATTGATCACATATGAACATGCTCAACTATTGAAACATATACTGGACCGCAAAAGTGCTGTCTTAAAAGAGCGTAAGATAAATAATGATGTTAAATTCCaaatgacggagagagagacagacagacagacagagactggtTGACAGGACAGATTTCATACTCCATTTAGTGAATCAAGGGTCACAGAagtgttccacacacacacacacacacacacacacacacacacacacatatatatatatatatatatatatatatatatatatatatatatatatacatatatacatatatgtttaactAGAAATAGTGTAACTTTCAAGTAGATCTACTTTCATCTTTCCACCTTTCTCTCTAGTCTACATTGTGTTTATGAGGATGTGTTGGTGAGGTCACCATGATGCACCAAGATTACCTGGTGACCTTACTGGCTAATGACAATGTAGCAGCAGAATGTGTACTACCACAAATTCTTTCCCAACATCACCAAATTTCTGGCCCCACTTTACGATACCCTCTGCTGCAAACCAAGACACTCAAGTAGGGGCGCCCGGCCAACAAGGCACATTCAAAGTAACCAAGAAAGCACTCCCTGATGCCATGTAACTGATATTTCCTGACCCGGGGCCAGCCAGCTTCACACTTGCCATCGACACAAGCAACTTCACAACCGGCGCCGTCATGGAGTAAAAAGTAAACAGTGTCACCAAACTCCTTGGTTTTTTCAGTCAGAAAATGAATGCAACAAATTTCTGTCTGGCCCCCCTTTTCGATTACTGAACCATCTGTCTGGTTCTAGAGTGTGGAGATTTAGTTCTGACTCCAACATATCTcgagtgcaataaaaaaaaaaaaaaaaaaaaaaaaaaaaaaaagggcagactGCATCCTGGAGGTGATCCCAGACACTCTCTTCTCACGCCGGCTGAATGTGCATGGGGAGAGAATCGCCTATGAAGAACTCCGTCAATTCCTAATGCATAAAGCAATACACAGAACGTCAACCTCGTcaggaaaattttgttttgtcatcTCCCAACTCACACCCACGCCACCCTTCTCAAGACTAAGGGACGCCCTCCGCAGTCCTCCTGAAGATTCTATGAAGCTAGAGAGAGTGAGTAgaagggtgttagggagaagaaagggggaaagaggcagggattgttggagagagagaaagatggagaggaagtaagagagagagtatatggggtgttatggagaagaaagagggaaagagacagggatggttggagagagagagagagagagaaagaaagagggagaggaagtgagagagtgagagggagaggaagtgagagaatgagagggagaggacgtgagagagagagtagatctggtgttatggagaagaaagagggaaagagtggggGGGGGtggtgttggggagagagagggagagagggggtgggggagaggaagcgagagagtgagagagagagagatggagaggaagtgagagagagagtagagggtgttagggaggagaaagagggaaaaagtgagagagaaagagtagagtgggtgttagggaggagaaagagggaaaaagtgagagaaagagagagagagagagtagagggtgttagggaggagaaagagggaaaaagtgagagagagagtagggggtgttagggaggagaaagagggaaaatgtgagagagagagagtagagggtgttagggaggagaaagagggaaaaagtgagagagagagagagtagaggggtgttaggggggagaaagagggaaaaagtgagagagagagagagtagagggtgttagggaggagaaagagggaaaaagtgagagagagagagtttatcggttgtcattcagagttttcacgGACAGCGCCGGGTTGTCAGCTAGtagcttataaaagaaaacaaaagcaattgaAATGAACCAGGAAGATACAGCAACGAAATTAGTATGGAAGCTGGAAGGGTGGAATTGCTCGACTCTAGAGCATTTGGGAGTAAAGCATGTAAGGATAATTGTAGGATGCgaggaaagagaaattaagacAGGTGCAGAGCGAAGACAGCATGGTCTCTGCTAGAGCTGAAACGTAAGAAGGAATCAGTGAAATGAGTCTCTTTTATGGAGTCACCTAGTGACCgggaatcaaaattaataaaaaactaaaggtGAGTGTATTTCCGAGTGAATTGTTTGTCAGGTAagtttttgagtaaaaaaaaacgaaacaataaGAAATGGACATGATGCATGACGGACGTAAAAGTGATACAAGGTTATCCTAAGTGAGAGGATAAATCAAAGTTCGTTGAGGAGTTTTGATCATATTGAGGTAACTGAGGACAATAGGTTGGTGGAAAGGTTGTTTAAATTTGGAGGATTGGTAGGGAGGACATAGACGTATGGGGAGAGAAACAGGGCATGATGACCATTTAGTTCGTTGTTTTACTAACACCCAGGGAACATAAAATACAGGACGCAAAAGGGTTTGATCAAGAAATATGCAATTTGGTGCACAATGTGCAGATGAGCCATTGCACAGCACACCCcctttgtaagatatatatatatactgtatatgatatatatatatatatatatatatatatatatatatatatatatatatatatatatatatatatatatatatatatatatatatatatatatatatatatatatatatatgcaattagaattacatatgtgtctggtaaaagtgaccagtagattctacatatatattatatatatatatatatatatatatatatatatatatatatatatgtgtgtgtgtgtgtgtgtgtgtgtgtatatatatatatatatatatatatatatatatatatatatatatatatatatatatatatatatatatgtgtgtgtgtgtggatgtgtacacacacacatatacgtgtatgtatgtctgtatatgtgtatgcattagTGCCTAAACTTCATTGCAAAAGTTTAGAAATGGTCCTTCGAGTGCCCCTGGGTGATATTTTTGGCAATCTTAGTTTTTcgtcacaaaatgaaaataagctgcaaataaatttaataaaaatgggCACACTAGAAAAGAATGTTATTCAGGTTTTATGCATTATCAATTATGTGCATGGTTAGATACCTAGCGGACAAAATGTCTTAGTTTCATTAAAACAGATAAACTCAGATAACTGCTTACCTTCGTAATCTACTATtataacaaggaaataaaaaaagaatcatattcttctttatttgcaaaaatattttgggaTACATCAAACTATTTAAACTTAGAcacaaaacacaaagaaaaatcttACATGGAAACCGAAAATGATGTGGTTACCAGATTTTATATGCTAGAATTTCAataattagattaattttcacAGATATTTCAATACAGAAAAACAGTAAACTGATAATGCATCCATATGTTTGAAATagcttaaataaataagaattgtCGTTGAAAATCTTTCGAACTAATCATTGTGCaaggataaaatgttaaaaaactttGGAACTTTAAAGACATTTTGCTGAAGATATGATGCGCGGTAATGTTTGCAAAGCTTAAACAGATCTGGTTATTTACGTCCAATGTTGCTAAGATATAATTACTGCGAAATCTACTGTTCTCGGATTACGTTTACAAATCTGTTATAAACTAGGAAAGAAGACTTTTCTGTAAATCGTAAAAAAAACATGtgataacatacatgaaaaagaTCGTGAAAAGCACTTGCAATACATGAAAACatagagtgaaaaataaatatctctagATATGGTAAAAAATGTGGATATAACTGGCATTGTCCATCGTTACCTAGGCGTGATGGTGAAAGCAATGAATAATACAGGCGAAAATGTATCAACTCTTTCGTTACATTCATACACAGACAttcgcaaaatatatatatattttttatgtatttttttacatgtagTAATGAAGAGGATAGTGATGAAAAAGATTCTTTTTTACAGATGAATGGAGAAATATAATAATGCGATTAATTGGCActatcaaaaaataaacatctCACTCTTAATCTGATTAGATGTAATTAGATATGAGATAAGAATAAAATCTTACGATATTTTGTAAGATTcaactgtttatttgttttaaaataagtaatgaaagattaaatatttatcaTCTTGACTAATCAGATTAAGCACTAGGACTAgatgtatttttcaataaatgagtAATGCAAGTTTTCTACTTTCTATGCCTTGAGGTGATAATAACTTACAAATTTACTGTTTTGTATAAGAGGTCCTTCTACCAAAAACAGACCTGGGGTCCgctttggggaggggaggaaaaactGCCCTGCTATTTGCACGTCGTTTCTGCTTAACAGTTTCGGCAGTTCTGGAGATGTCCTGCTGCCTGATGCGTCGTCCGAAGTCGCTGCTGGACTTCCGCTGTGGGGTGAAGCTGAGGACGTTAgcattctcctcttcctcctcgttctcattttcttcctcttcctcctcatcctcttcttctccttcttcctcttcactATCCTCCTCATCAGAGTCTTCTTCGGAATCATCATCTTCGTCGCTTTCGTCTTCTTCATCGTTGTCGTCGTATTCATCGGATTCTtcggaagatgaagaagagtcGTCGGAATCCTCGTCAGAGGCCAAATCCTCGAGGAACTTTTTCGTTTGTTCGTAGTACCTCAAGAATTGTTCGCGGGCGCTCTGCACGTCGTCGGTATCTTCGGGAATCTGAGGGTATTATAGGAATCAGTAAGCGAAGATGCCAAATGAAAAATTGACGAGAAGAAAGTTTATGAAAAAGACTGATGTAATGTACTTGGGAAAATGTAATGTCTGGAATTTGCGTGAAAGAAAGACGTAAGAAAATGGTGCTCCACGCGGGAATAGACATTAATAACTAAGACAGACACTGTCGGTAATctttttgaataaagaaaattgagTTAAATGCGCTTCAATAAATACTTCTTGAGAACTAAGAGACATTGAATCAAACTTGCGGAGCTTCTGAATGgttaaatgagtaaatataaaatctgtgcaaatgcacaatttttttttcaaatgtgtaTACATAGCTAAATTCGCACAAGAGGCGTGTCAGCATATCTTTTCTATGCTGAATAATTTAGCCCCGATGTAACATGGGCACTTGACTAATTATTTGGCCTTTGTAAGGTAAAAGTTAATGGACAATGGCATcgaatggaagaaaataattattctaaGATCAAAATAGCGCTCCATTCAATTCAgcaccaaaaaaacaaaaaaaatgacaactatgctaattttaatgaagaaaattcttcaaataaaaacaagtaattttttCAACTTGTCGTTGTTAATAATGAACGATGCAGGAAACGTCTTGGTCCATTCAAAGCCACATTTTCGAAGATTCATTTGGCATAATGATcgtaaatttttaattagaatacTGAATTTGACGGAATTTCAAATCACAATTCTATCAttctttaatgcttttttttttgccttgtcaATTGTCTCTGGAGCAACTTTcgttaataaagataaaaactgacTAATTATGGATGACTGTAGCAAAAGGAATCTGTAAATTGTAAATGATTCGATATCTCACTTTCTCGCCTTACAGCGTTAGTTTATTTTACCTCTCATGTCTCGCAAACGATAAAGGAGagaaataacttaataaatactTTGTTCACCTGACGTACacagatattttctctctctctctctctctctctctctctctctctctctctctctctctctctctctccccccgaatTTTGGAAGCTAGCGTTCCAAAATTAGAACTTGATaccagattttaaaaacttttcttcctctctttattgtttgtattttatcactgtatcgtattCCGAActtgcgtaattttttttttcatttcactaaaTTTAACATGTATTAAGTTCCTTATTTCATAGTCATCTCGTA of Macrobrachium rosenbergii isolate ZJJX-2024 chromosome 11, ASM4041242v1, whole genome shotgun sequence contains these proteins:
- the LOC136843106 gene encoding uncharacterized protein codes for the protein MEKIIYAVPLMVLWVATVLTSSSTLTSAARLSEEKRPEKYEGPLLSTFKGVNREFIQNTDGTYRFSFSLPQQDRYENRDADGKVTGSFSFVDNSGEEVSVKYDADDKGFRPESDALPEIPEDTDDVQSAREQFLRYYEQTKKFLEDLASDEDSDDSSSSSEESDEYDDNDEEDESDEDDDSEEDSDEEDSEEEEGEEEDEEEEEENENEEEEENANVLSFTPQRKSSSDFGRRIRQQDISRTAETVKQKRRANSRAVFPPLPKADPRSVFGRRTSYTKQ